In Bacillus toyonensis BCT-7112, a single window of DNA contains:
- a CDS encoding spore coat CotO family protein: protein MEVGGTSVKNKNKSSTVGKPLLYIAQVNLELAAPKIKRIILTNFEDEDREEKSNRNENVVSSAVEEVIEQEEQQIEEKIEEEEQEEQEEQQQVRAVPYNKSFKDMNNEEKIHFLLNRPHYIPKVRCRIRTTTVSYIGSIISYRNGIVSIMPPNSMRDVRLSIEDIKSIDMAGF from the coding sequence ATGGAAGTGGGAGGGACGAGTGTGAAGAATAAAAATAAAAGTTCAACAGTTGGAAAACCGTTGTTATATATTGCGCAAGTAAATTTAGAACTTGCTGCACCGAAAATAAAACGAATTATATTAACGAATTTTGAAGATGAGGACCGAGAAGAGAAAAGTAATAGAAACGAAAATGTTGTAAGTAGTGCTGTGGAAGAGGTGATAGAACAAGAAGAGCAGCAAATAGAAGAAAAAATAGAAGAAGAGGAACAAGAAGAGCAAGAAGAACAACAGCAAGTGAGAGCCGTCCCGTACAATAAATCATTTAAAGATATGAATAATGAAGAAAAAATTCATTTTTTATTAAATCGTCCTCATTACATTCCGAAAGTAAGATGTAGGATAAGAACGACTACCGTCTCATATATAGGATCGATTATATCGTATCGTAATGGCATTGTATCCATTATGCCACCAAATAGTATGAGA